Proteins from a single region of Corylus avellana chromosome ca11, CavTom2PMs-1.0:
- the LOC132166681 gene encoding uncharacterized protein LOC132166681 produces the protein MAGSFSPPRKSSDLQKLLTESEMAAAQQLMQLSDEDSYNDNKKRRDVHADDDEEVDQSRSEITSTIIEEIFGKEEACRPKKQRYRSLVSIYTATKPINGRFEKREKRVRSYGNFNGVLA, from the coding sequence ATGGCGGGATCGTTTTCTCCCCCACGTAAGAGTAGTGATCTCCAGAAACTCCTCACCGAGTCGGAAATGGCCGCCGCCCAGCAGCTCATGCAGCTTAGCGACGAAGACAGCTACAACGACAACAAAAAGAGGAGGGACGTGCACGCAGATGACGACGAAGAGGTTGATCAGAGCCGAAGCGAAATTACTTCCACGATAATTGAAGAGATTTTTGGGAAAGAAGAGGCGTGCCGGCCGAAGAAGCAGAGGTACCGATCTCTTGTTAGTATTTACACGGCAACGAAACCCATCAATGGAAGATTCgagaagagggagaagagggTAAGATCTTATGGAAACTTTAATGGGGTTTTAGCTTAG